In the genome of Raphanus sativus cultivar WK10039 chromosome 4, ASM80110v3, whole genome shotgun sequence, one region contains:
- the LOC108832930 gene encoding uncharacterized protein LOC108832930 isoform X2 encodes MEPACLVDDAEFWLPPEFLTDDDFIVEKESKESVFSYETSHSFALDSSYGDDEESFLAGLSRKMAQSTLQDDFSGAKAWGMTRPTQSTRCGGGYGCQTRVSSSQSAAAWDIYCAAAEELAMMSLNGYNNRHSGRGLAAAKISNDGSGFYSRQSLQYQKLQAIQLKQLQLMKEHRRYLAQQSVDSRTKSTTPVHVDLSPSAAWPQRRGVSGMRAVSLGGDRTGTGVFLPRSVDRTSPVTAQTRNKPSLGTVLVPARVAHVLDRNESVVHQTPVRSSASFNDGSWRQRSNNGGYSSQMMIEQTVNEPRLPSDWAY; translated from the exons atggaaCCTGCGTGCTTAGTCGACGACGCCGAGTTCTGGCTTCCGCCGGAGTTTCTCACGGACGACGATTTCATCGTGGAGAAGGAGAGCAAAGAGTCTGTGTTCTCGTACGAGACGAGTCATAGCTTCGCGTTGGACTCGAGTTACGGTGACGACGAAGAGAGTTTCTTAGCCGGATTGAGCCGGAAAATGGCTCAGTCAACTCTTCAAGACGATTTCTCCGGCGCCAAG GCGTGGGGTATGACTCGTCCGACTCAGTCGACACGTTGTGGTGGCGGTTACGGTTGTCAGacgcgagtttcttcttctcaatcGGCGGCGGCGTGGGATATATACTGTGCCGCTGCAGAGGAGCTGGCGATGATGAGTCTGAACGGTTACAACAACCGTCATAGTGGCAGAGGACTCGCCGCAGCTAAAATCTCTAACGACGGCTCCGGCTTCTACAGCCGCCAATCTCTTCAATACCAGAAGCTTCAAGCTATTCAA CTAAAGCAGCTACAGTTGATGAAAGAACACCGTCGCTATTTGGCGCAGCAGAGTGTTGATAGTCGCACTAAAAGTACTACTCCTGTTCATGTTGATTTGTCGCCATCTGCTGCATGGCCACAGAGGCGTGGTGTTTCTGGCATGCGTGCTGTTTCCCTCGGTGGTGACCGTACCGGAACCGGCGTGTTCTTGCCTCGAAGCGTTGACCGAACTTCCCCTGTAACCGCCCAGACTCGCAACAAGCCCA GTCTTGGTACGGTTTTGGTTCCGGCTAGAGTGGCGCATGTACTTGACCGAAACGAATCTGTGGTCCACCAGACGCCAGTCCGATCTTCAGCTAGTTTCAACG ATGGGTCGTGGAGACAGAGGAGTAACAATGGTGGGTACTCGAGCCAGATGATGATAGAGCAGACAGTTAACGAGCCTCGGTTACCTTCGGATTGGGCTTACTGA
- the LOC108832930 gene encoding uncharacterized protein LOC108832930 isoform X1 — MEPACLVDDAEFWLPPEFLTDDDFIVEKESKESVFSYETSHSFALDSSYGDDEESFLAGLSRKMAQSTLQDDFSGAKAWGMTRPTQSTRCGGGYGCQTRVSSSQSAAAWDIYCAAAEELAMMSLNGYNNRHSGRGLAAAKISNDGSGFYSRQSLQYQKLQAIQQLKQLQLMKEHRRYLAQQSVDSRTKSTTPVHVDLSPSAAWPQRRGVSGMRAVSLGGDRTGTGVFLPRSVDRTSPVTAQTRNKPSLGTVLVPARVAHVLDRNESVVHQTPVRSSASFNDGSWRQRSNNGGYSSQMMIEQTVNEPRLPSDWAY; from the exons atggaaCCTGCGTGCTTAGTCGACGACGCCGAGTTCTGGCTTCCGCCGGAGTTTCTCACGGACGACGATTTCATCGTGGAGAAGGAGAGCAAAGAGTCTGTGTTCTCGTACGAGACGAGTCATAGCTTCGCGTTGGACTCGAGTTACGGTGACGACGAAGAGAGTTTCTTAGCCGGATTGAGCCGGAAAATGGCTCAGTCAACTCTTCAAGACGATTTCTCCGGCGCCAAG GCGTGGGGTATGACTCGTCCGACTCAGTCGACACGTTGTGGTGGCGGTTACGGTTGTCAGacgcgagtttcttcttctcaatcGGCGGCGGCGTGGGATATATACTGTGCCGCTGCAGAGGAGCTGGCGATGATGAGTCTGAACGGTTACAACAACCGTCATAGTGGCAGAGGACTCGCCGCAGCTAAAATCTCTAACGACGGCTCCGGCTTCTACAGCCGCCAATCTCTTCAATACCAGAAGCTTCAAGCTATTCAA CAGCTAAAGCAGCTACAGTTGATGAAAGAACACCGTCGCTATTTGGCGCAGCAGAGTGTTGATAGTCGCACTAAAAGTACTACTCCTGTTCATGTTGATTTGTCGCCATCTGCTGCATGGCCACAGAGGCGTGGTGTTTCTGGCATGCGTGCTGTTTCCCTCGGTGGTGACCGTACCGGAACCGGCGTGTTCTTGCCTCGAAGCGTTGACCGAACTTCCCCTGTAACCGCCCAGACTCGCAACAAGCCCA GTCTTGGTACGGTTTTGGTTCCGGCTAGAGTGGCGCATGTACTTGACCGAAACGAATCTGTGGTCCACCAGACGCCAGTCCGATCTTCAGCTAGTTTCAACG ATGGGTCGTGGAGACAGAGGAGTAACAATGGTGGGTACTCGAGCCAGATGATGATAGAGCAGACAGTTAACGAGCCTCGGTTACCTTCGGATTGGGCTTACTGA
- the LOC108855336 gene encoding uncharacterized protein LOC108855336 isoform X1: MTMEARVGVVVEGGQRALHTATAVNNTVVDAGNRKLLQQQQQPQTCQQQQQSNKLNQKQGGSISHLIAGGISGAFAKTCTAPLARLTILFQIQGMQSETAILSSPSIWREASRIVNEEGFRAFWKGNLVTVAHRLPYSAVNFYAYEEYNTLFYSNPVLKRYKGNASLDVLVHFVSGGLAGMTAASATYPLDLVRTRLSAQRSSMYYQGVGHAFRTICREEGFWGLYKGLGATLLGVGPSLAISFSAYNSLKTSWLSHRPNDSEVMVSLSCGSLSGIASSTATFPVDLVRRRMQLEGAGGRARVYKTGLLGTFKHIFKAEGMRGLYRGILPEYYKVAPGVGIAFMAYEKLKKLLSSVPN; this comes from the exons ATGACCATGGAAGCTCGAGTCGGTGTAGTAGTGGAAGGAGGTCAGAGGGCTCTCCACACAGCCACCGCCGTGAATAACACCGTCGTAGACGCCGGAAACAGGAAACTCTTACAGCAACAACAGCAACCTCAAACCtgccaacaacaacaacaaagtaaTAAACTGAATCAGAAGCAAGGCGGATCCATCTCCCATCTCATCGCCGGAGGAATCTCCGGGGCCTTCGCTAAGACTTGCACCGCTCCTCTCGCTCGTCTCACCATCTTGTTCCAG ATACAAGGGATGCAATCGGAGACTGCGATTTTGAGCAGTCCGAGTATTTGGCGTGAAGCTTCACGTATTGTCAACGAGGAAGGTTTTAGAGCTTTCTGGAAAGGGAACTTGGTTACTGTGGCTCACAGGCTTCCTTATTCTGCTGTTAACTTCTATGCTTATGAGGAGTACAATACT CTTTTTTACTCGAATCCAGTATTAAAGAGGTATAAAGGAAATGCAAGTTTGGACGTTTTGGTGCATTTTGTAAGTGGTGGCTTAGCTGGGATGACAGCTGCTTCAGCTACTTACCCTCTTGATCTTGTTAGGACACGGCTTTCTGCTCAg AGAAGCTCAATGTATTATCAGGGTGTTGGGCATGCTTTCCGTACCATTTGCAGAGAAGAGGGATTTTGGGGTCTATATAAAGGACTTGGTGCTACTTTGTTG GGTGTTGGTCCAAGCCTTGCCATCAGCTTCTCAGCATATAACTCTCTGAAAACATCATGGCTATCTCATAG GCCTAATGATTCAGAAGTTATGGTTAGTCTTAGCTGTGGCAGTCTCTCTGGAATTGCTTCCTCCACAG CGACGTTCCCGGTGGACCTGGTGAGAAGAAGAATGCAGTTGGAAGGAGCTGGTGGGCGAGCGCGAGTTTATAAAACTGGACTCCTTGGAACATTCAAACATATATTTAAGGCAGAAGGCATGAGAGGGCTATACAGAGGAATCTTACCAGAATACTACAAAGTGGCTCCTGGTGTTGGCATTGCCTTCATGGCATATGAGAAACTGAAGAAACTCTTATCGTCTGTTCCCAATTAA
- the LOC108855336 gene encoding uncharacterized protein LOC108855336 isoform X2, with protein sequence MTMEARVGVVVEGGQRALHTATAVNNTVVDAGNRKLLQQQQQPQTCQQQQQSNKLNQKQGGSISHLIAGGISGAFAKTCTAPLARLTILFQIQGMQSETAILSSPSIWREASRIVNEEGFRAFWKGNLVTVAHRLPYSAVNFYAYEEYNTLFYSNPVLKRYKGNASLDVLVHFVSGGLAGMTAASATYPLDLVRTRLSAQRSSMYYQGVGHAFRTICREEGFWGLYKGLGATLLGVGPSLAISFSAYNSLKTSWLSHRPNDSEVMVSLSCGSLSGIASSTEECSWKELVGEREFIKLDSLEHSNIYLRQKA encoded by the exons ATGACCATGGAAGCTCGAGTCGGTGTAGTAGTGGAAGGAGGTCAGAGGGCTCTCCACACAGCCACCGCCGTGAATAACACCGTCGTAGACGCCGGAAACAGGAAACTCTTACAGCAACAACAGCAACCTCAAACCtgccaacaacaacaacaaagtaaTAAACTGAATCAGAAGCAAGGCGGATCCATCTCCCATCTCATCGCCGGAGGAATCTCCGGGGCCTTCGCTAAGACTTGCACCGCTCCTCTCGCTCGTCTCACCATCTTGTTCCAG ATACAAGGGATGCAATCGGAGACTGCGATTTTGAGCAGTCCGAGTATTTGGCGTGAAGCTTCACGTATTGTCAACGAGGAAGGTTTTAGAGCTTTCTGGAAAGGGAACTTGGTTACTGTGGCTCACAGGCTTCCTTATTCTGCTGTTAACTTCTATGCTTATGAGGAGTACAATACT CTTTTTTACTCGAATCCAGTATTAAAGAGGTATAAAGGAAATGCAAGTTTGGACGTTTTGGTGCATTTTGTAAGTGGTGGCTTAGCTGGGATGACAGCTGCTTCAGCTACTTACCCTCTTGATCTTGTTAGGACACGGCTTTCTGCTCAg AGAAGCTCAATGTATTATCAGGGTGTTGGGCATGCTTTCCGTACCATTTGCAGAGAAGAGGGATTTTGGGGTCTATATAAAGGACTTGGTGCTACTTTGTTG GGTGTTGGTCCAAGCCTTGCCATCAGCTTCTCAGCATATAACTCTCTGAAAACATCATGGCTATCTCATAG GCCTAATGATTCAGAAGTTATGGTTAGTCTTAGCTGTGGCAGTCTCTCTGGAATTGCTTCCTCCACAG AAGAATGCAGTTGGAAGGAGCTGGTGGGCGAGCGCGAGTTTATAAAACTGGACTCCTTGGAACATTCAAACATATATTTAAGGCAGAAGGCATGA